A genome region from Anopheles stephensi strain Indian chromosome 2, UCI_ANSTEP_V1.0, whole genome shotgun sequence includes the following:
- the LOC118503881 gene encoding chromodomain-helicase-DNA-binding protein Mi-2 homolog: MASDEEIDESIAEEEGGLMDEAADASLAADADDGSDEEANTKGNAHQDEDDDYEPEDNRKKKKGKKRKARSSDEKRGRKKKKRKKNDSGDESDQKQSDDGGGSSSAAAAAAAAAAAAAAQAESDYESRPKRGRDRKKGSSSRGGGEAEKKAAAAAAAAAEEKEKMPTIQEVCSSFDLTDVKIEYTDDDFENLVTFKLFQTHVRPILTKENPRVPMAKLMMLVAAKWREFCSLNPNISSEDATAPDGGREDEAPPTPEYVPKSSRSRSKMENKHEDMVYDDEDEEEEEEVERERTRKSKKGKSGGGGGGGGGGGAGGSSSSTKKGGGGSSRKQKVPTLKIKFGKRKNASSDEEQDASGGSERESDAEFEKMLQQSESEKPEKPERGESSGGGEAGAAAGGADDASDQPPVRKKAKTKIGNKSKKKNKSKKSKFPDGGEEGEHEHQDYCEVCQQGGEIILCDTCPKAYHLVCLDPELEDTPEGKWSCPTCEAEGPADEDDDEHQEFCRVCKDGGELLCCDNCPSAYHTFCLNPPLDDIPDGEWRCPRCSCPPLAEKVQKILTWRWTDKPINPDEPSTSKGAAAGTTRRREYFVKWVEKSYWHCDWITELQLDVHHPLMFRYYTRKNDMEEPPKLEEALDEEDNRYKRIQRMRETNSNLNETELEEKYYRYGVKPEWLMVHRVINHRTMRDGRTLYLVKWRELPYDQATWEDEEDDIAGLKMAIEYYLDLRANCSQDIGGSGSGGSGSSKKNKKKGRRRLRELEEEERTAGVKRYTPPPEKPTTDLKRKFEVQPPYLDETGMRLHPYQLEGINWLRYSWANGTDTILADEMGLGKTIQTATFLYSLYKEGHCRGPFLVAVPLSTIINWEREFETWAPDFYCITYVGDKESRAVIRENELSFEEGAVRGGKASRIRASSIKFNVLLTSYELISIDAACLGSIDWSVLVVDEAHRLKSNQSKFFKVLNAYNIAYKLLLTGTPLQNNLEELFHLLNFLNKNKFNELGEFQNEFADISKEEQVKRLHEMLGPHMLRRLKADVLKNMPTKSEFIVRVELSPLQKKYYKYILTRNYEALNPKGGGGACSLINIMMDLKKCCNHPYLFAAAAEEAQLGPGGNYELQSLTKAAGKLVLLEKMLKLLKAQGHRVLIFSQMTKMLDILEDFLEGLGYKYERIDGGITGSIRQEAIDRFNAPGAPQFCFLLSTRAGGLGINLATADTVIIYDSDWNPHNDIQAFSRAHRIGQANKVMIYRFVTRNSVEERVTQVAKRKMMLTHLVVRPGMGGKGTNFTKQELDDILRFGTEELFKEDGKDEEAIHYDDKAVAELLDRSNKGVEEKENWANEYLSSFKVASYSTKEDVEEETETEVIKQEAENSDPAYWVKLLRHHYEQHQEDLSRTLGKGKRVRKQVNYTDGGVIQADPVKEDSTWQENVSDYNNSDYSGASDEDRDEDDEESELGRRSRRRIERKEAERDNRPLPPLLARVGGNIEVLGFNARQRKSFLNAIMRYGMPPQDAFHSQWLVRDLRGKSERIFKAYVSLFMRHLCEPGADNAETFADGVPREGLSRQHVLTRIGVMSLIRKKVQEFEHINGYYSMPELIKRPCEPVKIAVPAAAAAAAAAAAGTSGEGGAPSGASVAGGETSKSATTSTSATPATSAAPSPAPNATASGEKEDDTQAAAAAAAAGGDKEKADGADKEKSADTGTTAAEGDKEAEVKKEAKEEGDESGATGEKKKDDAGATAAAAAAAVTAKVEPMETDGEKKEEKSSAEETVDTKNVKTEDESAVAAPKKEADDTEKGEDSKPAAAEAAGAKEGEEAKKDAATGQPKKEVEEEDDDDEVKFVEDGSTIPPVKKQEPEVKPAAAPAPTTTTTTTTTTIDDDDDDVVFVKDDDDEVKKPEPVQENLEVHKRAFMFNIADGGFTELHTLWINEEKAAVPGREYEIWHRRHDYWLLAGIVTHGYGRWQDIQNDIRFAIINEPFKMDVGKGNFLEIKNKFLARRFKLLEQSLVIEEQLRRAALLNLAQDPSHPAMALNARFAEVECLAESHQHLSKESLAGNKPANAVLHKVLNQLEELLSDMKSDVSRLPATLARIPPVAQRLQMSERSILSRLAATGNTVQQNPPMSQFPPGYQGTTLPGFAAAAAANFATFRPTFSVPGQPTNFPSGAGAAGSSSSGK; the protein is encoded by the exons ATGGCTTCCGACGAGGAAATTGATGAATCCATTGCCG AGGAAGAGGGCGGTCTGATGGACGAGGCAGCGGACGCGTCGCTCGCCGCCGACGCGGACGACGGTTCGGACGAGGAGGCCAACACGAAGGGCAACGCGCACCaggacgaggacgatgatTACGAGCCGGAAGATAAtcgcaaaaagaagaagggcAAAAAGCGCAAAGCACGTAGCAGCGACGAGAAGCGCggccggaagaagaaaaagcgcaAGAAGAACGACAGCGGGGACGAGAGCGATCAGAAGCAGAGTGACGATGGCGGTGGTAGCAGCAgtgcggcggcagcagcagccgccgcagccgcggcagcagcagcacaggcCGAATCGGACTACGAATCACGGCCGAAGCGTGGTCGCGATCGGAAGAAGGGTAGCAGTAGCCGGGGCGGTGGCGAGGCCGAGAAGAAGGCGGCTGCGGCTGCGGCGGCCGCGGccgaggagaaggaaaagatgCCCACGATACAGGAGGTGTGCAGCTCGTTCGATCTGACGGACGTGAAGATCGAGTACACGGACGACGATTTCGAGAATCTGGTCACGTTCAAGCTGTTCCAAACGCACGTACGGCCGATCCTGACGAAGGAAAATCCGCGCGTCCCGATGGCGAAGCTGATGATGCTTGTGGCGGCCAAGTGGCGCGAATTTTGCTCGCTGAATCCAAACATTTCGAGCGAGGATGCGACGGCACCGGACGGGGGCCGAGAGGACGAGGCTCCGCCCACCCCGGAGTACGTGCCGAAGTCGAGCCGGTCGCGCAGCAAGATGGAAAACAAGCACGAGGACATGGTgtacgacgacgaggacgaggaagaggaggaagaggtgGAGCGGGAGCGGAcgcggaaaagcaaaaaaggcaaaagtggtggtggtggtggtggtggtgggggaggCGGCGCaggaggcagcagcagcagcaccaagaAGGGTGGCGGTGGAAGCAGCCGCAAGCAGAAGGTGCCGACGCTGAAGATTAAGTTCGGCAAGCGCAAGAACGCCAGCTCGGACGAGGAGCAGGATGCGAGCGGTGGGTCGGAGCGCGAATCGGACGCAGAGTTCGAAAAGATGCTGCAACAGTCCGAGTCGGAAAAGCCGGAAAAGCCGGAACGTGGCGAATCGTCCGGTGGGGGTGAGGCGGGAGCGGCGGCGGGCGGTGCGGATGATGCGTCCGATCAGCCACCGGTGCGCAAGAAGGCCAAGACGAAGATTGGCAACAagtcgaagaagaagaacaagtcGAAGAAGAGCAAGTTCCCGGACGGTGGGGAGGAGGGTGAGCACGAGCATCAGGATTACTGCGAGGTGTGCCAGCAGGGGGGTGAGATCATTCTGTGCGATACCTGCCCCAAGGCGTACCATCTCGTGTGCCTCGATCCGGAGCTGGAGGACACGCCCGAGGGTAAGTGGTCGTGTCCGACGTGCGAGGCGGAAGGGCCGgccgacgaggacgacgacgagcaTCAGGAGTTCTGCCGGGTGTGTAAGGATGGGGGCGAGCTGCTCTGCTGCGACAATTGCCCGTCCGCGTATCACACGTTCTGCTTGAACCCGCCGCTGGACGACATTCCCGACGGGGAGTGGCGATGTCCGCGGTGCAGCTGCCCACCGTTGGCGGAGAAGGTGCAGAAGATCCTGACCTGGCGCTGGACCGACAAACCCATCAATCCGGACGAACCGTCCACGTCGAAGGGCGCGGCGGCCGGTACGACACGCCGCCGAGAGTATTTCGTGAAGTGGGTCGAAAAGTCGTACTGGCACTGTGATTGGATTACCGAGCTGCAGCTCGACGTGCACCATCCGCTCATGTTCCGGTACTATACGCGCAAGAACGACATGGAAGAACCGCCCAAGCTGGAGGAAGCGCTCGACGAGGAGGACAACCGCTACAAGCGCATCCAGCGCATGCGCGAAACGAACAGCAATCTGAACGAAACCGAGCTGGAGGAGAAGTACTACCGGTACGGCGTGAAGCCGGAATGGCTCATGGTGCATCGCGTGATCAACCACCGCACGATGCGGGACGGCCGCACACTGTATTTGGTCAAATGGCGCGAGCTACCGTACGATCAAGCGACCTGGGAAGATGAGGAGGATGACATCGCGGGGCTAAAGATGGCCATCGAGTACTATCTCGATCTTCGCGCCAACTGTTCCCAGGACATTGGCGGATCGGGCAGCGGGGGCAGTGGAAGTagcaagaagaacaagaaaaagGGTCGCCGCCGGTTGCGCGAGCTGGAGGAAGAGGAGCGGACGGCGGGCGTGAAGCGGTACACACCGCCGCCGGAAAAGCCCACCACAGATCTGAAGCGAAAGTTCGAGGTGCAGCCGCCGTACCTGGACGAGACGGGCATGCGGCTCCATCCGTATCAGCTCGAGGGTATTAACTGGTTGCGCTACTCGTGGGCAAACGGAACCGACACCATTCTGGCCGATGAGATGGGGCTGGGTAAGACGATCCAGACCGCCACATTTCTGTACTCCCTGTACAAGGAGGGACATTGCCGGGGACCGTTCCTGGTGGCGGTACCGCTCTCGACCATCATTAACTGGGAGCGTGAGTTTGAAACGTGGGCGCCCGATTTCTACTGCATTACGTACGTCGGAGACAAGGAATCGCGAGCGGTTATACGCGAAAATGAGCTGTCGTTCGAGGAGGGAGCGGTGCGGGGTGGCAAAGCGTCCCGCATCAGGGCTAGCTCGATCAAGTTCAACGTGCTGCTGACGAGCTACGAGCTCATCTCGATCGATGCCGCCTGCCTGGGTTCGATTGATTGgtcggtgctggtggtggacgaGGCCCATCGGCTCAAGTCCAACCAGAGCAAGTTCTTCAAGGTGCTGAACGCGTACAACATCGCCTAcaagctgctgctgaccgGTACCCCGCTGCAGAACAATCTCGAGGAACTGTTCCATCTGCTCAACTTCCTCAACAAGAACAAGTTCAACGAGCTGGGCGAGTTCCAGAACGAGTTTGCGGACATCTCGAAGGAGGAGCAGGTGAAGCGGCTGCACGAGATGTTGGGCCCGCACATGCTGCGTCGATTGAAGGCGGACGTGCTGAAGAACATGCCCACCAAGTCGGAGTTCATCGTGCGCGTGGAGTTGTCGCCACTGCAGAAGAAGTACTACAAGTACATCCTGACGCGCAACTACGAGGCGCTCAACCCGAAGGGTGGCGGAGGCGCCTGCTCGCTGATCAACATCATGATGGATCTGAAGAAGTGCTGCAACCATCCGTATCTGTTTGCTGCGGCGGCAGAGGAAGCGCAGCTAGGTCCGGGCGGTAACTACGAGCTCCAGTCGCTAACGAAAGCGGCCGGAAAGTTGGTGCTGTTGGAGAAGATGTTGAAGCTGCTGAAGGCGCAGGGCCACCGTGTCCTGATCTTCTCCCAGATGACGAAGATGTTGGACATTCTGGAGGACTTTTTGGAGGGACTGGGGTACAAGTACGAGCGCATCGACGGTGGCATTACGGGCAGCATTCGGCAGGAGGCGATCGATCGGTTCAATGCGCCGGGTGCACCCCAGTTCTGTTTCCTGCTGTCGACGCGTGCCGGTGGTCTGGGCATTAATCTGGCTACGGCCGATACCGTCATCATCTACGATTCCGATTGGAACCCTCACAACGACATTCAGGCGTTTTCGCGCGCCCATCGTATCGGGCAGGCGAACAAGGTGATGATCTATCGGTTTGTGACGCGTAACTCGGTGGAGGAGCGGGTGACGCAGGTGGCCAAGCGTAAGATGATGCTGACGCATCTCGTTGTGCGCCCCGGCATGGGTGGAAAGGGAACGAACTTCACCAAGCAGGAGCTGGACGATATCCTGCGCTTCGGTACGGAGGAGCTGTTCAAGGAGGACGGCAAGGACGAGGAAGCGATCCATTACGATGATAAAGCGGTGGCGGAATTGCTGGACCGATCGAACAAGGGCGTCGAGGAGAAGGAGAACTGGGCGAACGAGTATCTGTCGTCGTTCAAGGTGGCTTCCTACTCGACGAAGGAGGACGTAGAGGAGGAAACGGAGACGGAGGTGATCAAGCAGGAGGCGGAGAACTCCGATCCGGCGTACTGGGTGAAGCTGCTCCGACACCATTACGAGCAGCACCAGGAGGATCTGTCCCGTACGCTCGGTAAAGGGAAGCGAGTTCGCAAGCAGGTTAACTACACCGACGGTGGCGTGATCCAGGCGGATCCGGTGAAGGAAGACTCGACCTGGCAGGAGAACGTGTCGGACTACAACAATTCCGACTATTCCGGTGCGTCGGATGAGGATCGCGACGAGGATGACGAGGAGAGCGAACTGGGCCGACGCAGCCGGCGGCGCATCGAGCGCAAGGAAGCGGAGCGCGATAATCGTCCACTGCCGCCGCTGCTGGCTCGCGTCGGTGGCAACATTGAGGTGCTGGGCTTTAATGCGCGCCAGCGCAAGAGCTTCCTGAACGCGATCATGCGATACGGTATGCCACCGCAGGACGCGTTCCATTCGCAGTGGTTGGTGCGCGATTTGCGCGGCAAATCGGAACGCATCTTCAAGGCGTACGTGTCGCTGTTTATGCGCCATCTCTGCGAGCCCGGCGCGGACAATGCGGAAACGTTTGCGGATGGTGTGCCGCGGGAAGGGCTCAGCCGGCAGCACGTGCTCACGCGGATCGGTGTGATGTCGCTGATCCGTAAGAAGGTGCAGGAGTTTGAGCACATCAACGGGTACTACAGCATGCCGGAGCTGATCAAGCGTCCCTGCGAGCCGGTAAAGATTGCGGTTCCGGCTGCAgcggccgccgccgctgctgctgctgctggtacgaGCGGTGAAGGTGGTGCTCCCTCGGGAGCTTCCGTTGCAGGTGGTGAAACGTCCAAATCGGCTACCACCAGTACAAGCGCTACTCCGGCAACGAGCGCCGCACCAAGTCCTGCTCCGAATGCAACCGCATCCGGCGAGAAGGAGGACGATACAcaggcggctgctgctgctgctgctgctggtggtgacaAGGAGAAAGCGGATGGCGCTGACAAGGAAAAATCGGCCGACACTGGAACGACCGCTGCCGAGGGCGATAAGGAGGCCGAAGTGAAGAAGGAAGCGAAGGAAGAGGGTGACGAATCCGGTGCGACGGGCGAGAAAAAGAAGGATGACGCTGGTGctacggctgctgctgctgctgctgctgtcacgGCGAAGGTAGAACCGATGGAAACGGATGGAgagaagaaggaggaaaaatcttCCGCCGAGGAAACGGTTGACACGAAGAACGTCAAAACGGAAGATGAGTCGGCCGTCGCAGCGCCCAAGAAGGAGGCTGATGATACTGAGAAGGGTGAGGATAGCAAACCGGCGGCGGCAGAAGCGGCTGGAGCCAAGGAGGGGGAGGAGGCAAAGAAGGACGCGGCAACCGGTCAGCCGAAGAAGGAGGTAGAGGAagaggacgacgatgatgaggtGAAGTTCGTGGAGGATGGCAGCACGATTCCGCCGGTGAAAAAGCAGGAACCGGAGGTTAAGCCGGCGGCGGCTCCTGCCccaactaccaccaccaccaccaccactacgacaatcgatgatgatgatgatgatgtggtgTTCGTGaaggatgacgatgacgaggTGAAGAAACCGGAACCGGTGCAGGAGAATCTGGAGGTGCACAAGCGTGCGTTCATGTTCAACATCGCGGACGGAGGTTTCACCGAGCTGCACACGCTCTGGATCAACGAGGAGAAGGCGGCGGTCCCGGGTCGGGAGTACGAGATCTGGCACCGTCGGCATGACTACTGGCTGCTGGCCGGTATCGTGACGCACGGGTACGGTCGCTGGCAGGACATACAGAACGACATTCGGTTCGCGATCATTAACGAACCGTTCAAGATGGATGTCGGCAAAGGCAACTTCCTGGAGATTAAGAACAAATTCTTGGCCCGCCGCTTCAAGCTGCTCGAACAGTCGCTCGTGATTGAGGAACAGTTGCGTCGGGCGGCGCTGCTCAACCTCGCCCAAGATCCGAGCCATCCGGCGATGGCGCTGAACGCACGGTTCGCCGAGGTCGAGTGTTTGGCGGAGTCGCATCAGCATCTGAGCAAGGAATCGCTGGCAGGAAACAAACCGGCCAACGCCGTACTGCACAAGGTGTTGAACCAGCTCGAGGAGCTGCTGTCGGATATGAAGTCGGACGTGTCGCGGCTGCCGGCGACCCTTGCCCGAATCCCGCCCGTTGCCCAGCGGTTGCAGATGTCGGAACGGTCGATCCTGTCGCGGTTGGCGGCTACGGGTAACACCGTGCAGCAGAATC CCCCGATGTCACAGTTCCCGCCAGGCTACCAGGGTACGACACTGCCCGGCTTTGCAGCGGCCGCCGCTGCCAATTTTGCCACCTTCCGGCCAACCTTCTCCGTGCCCGGTCAACCGACCAACTTCCCCAGTGGGGCGGGTGCCGCCGGTTCAAGCTCTTCCGGGAAGTAA